In a single window of the Massilia oculi genome:
- the map gene encoding type I methionyl aminopeptidase, whose translation MTIKLKNDKDIAKMRVAGRLAAEVLEMIKEYVVPGVSTEELDRRCHDYIRKVQKATPANVGYHGFPKTLCTSINGVVCHGIPSEKDVLKDGDIVNIDVTVIKDGWHGDTSRMYFAGTPRPDAKKLVDTTYEAMMAGIRAVRPGARLGDVGHAIQKLAEGAGYSVVRDYCGHGIGRVYHEEPQVLHYGRPNTGLLLKEGMTFTVEPMINMGEEDVIQLDDGWTVMTRDGSLSAQWEHMIVVTKNGFEILTPWPDA comes from the coding sequence ATGACCATCAAACTCAAGAACGATAAAGACATCGCCAAGATGCGCGTCGCCGGCCGCCTGGCCGCCGAAGTGCTGGAAATGATCAAGGAATACGTCGTGCCCGGCGTCTCCACCGAGGAACTCGACCGCCGCTGCCACGACTACATCCGCAAGGTGCAGAAGGCTACCCCGGCCAATGTCGGCTACCACGGCTTTCCCAAGACCCTGTGCACCTCGATCAACGGCGTGGTCTGCCACGGCATTCCGAGCGAGAAGGACGTGCTGAAGGACGGCGACATCGTGAACATCGACGTCACCGTGATCAAGGACGGCTGGCACGGCGACACCAGCCGCATGTACTTCGCCGGCACCCCGCGTCCCGACGCGAAGAAGCTGGTCGACACGACGTACGAGGCGATGATGGCCGGGATCCGCGCCGTGCGTCCGGGCGCGCGCCTGGGCGACGTCGGCCACGCGATCCAGAAGCTGGCCGAAGGCGCCGGCTATTCGGTGGTGCGCGACTACTGCGGCCACGGCATCGGCCGCGTCTACCACGAAGAGCCGCAGGTGCTGCACTACGGCCGCCCGAACACCGGCCTGTTGCTGAAGGAAGGCATGACCTTCACGGTCGAGCCCATGATCAATATGGGAGAAGAGGACGTGATCCAGCTCGACGACGGATGGACCGTGATGACGCGCGACGGTTCGCTGTCGGCCCAGTGGGAACACATGATCGTGGTGACGAAGAACGGCTTCGAAATCCTGACGCCGTGGCCGGACGCCTGA
- the glnE gene encoding bifunctional [glutamate--ammonia ligase]-adenylyl-L-tyrosine phosphorylase/[glutamate--ammonia-ligase] adenylyltransferase, producing MTPASPACASRFVQRWLDAAPERAAQLAELSSLSLGGADFRALLERELGNKLPLERAMRRVRNLLVSTIVARDLGGQADLDEVVTAMTAFADFAIQTHVAALTDELVASHGMPMGEESGRPQHLMVLAMGKQGGGELNVSSDIDLIFVYPEEGETAAGPGQRQLSNHEFFVRLGRRLNAALSEVIEDGFTFRVDMALRPNGKSGPLAASLGMVEEYLIVQGREWERYAWVKARAVTGASEDIAALDAIVRPFVFRRYLDFGVIDAIRNMHAQIRAEVKRQERLHPERSHNVKLGRGGIREIEFLAQVFQLIRGGRDPALRERSTRKTLLLLAERELLPQETVQRLLQAYVFLRNLEHRVQYLEDAQTHTLPANPDDRLAVARMMGFEDEATLLDRLDAQRRYVAQQFDAIFADKEKPDDKPDAPALADELDNVEALAARLAALGFDDARTAASRLAATLQGPRLSNMPDASRTRLQALVEASLPLVATVVDEAGIGSHAATLGRLLDLFEAIARRSAYLSLLTEYPHTLERVIRMINASGWAATFLTQHPILLDELLDDRNAGAGDLGQLAALLDEHLLEAAGDTERQLDILREAHHAQLFRLLALDLAGELSVERLADHLSALADMIVGAVVKHAWRTVNGRHREEPRFAVIAYGKLGGKELGYVSDLDVIFLYDDEDQDAPPLYARLAQRFITWMTAHTAAGILFDVDIALRPDGASGMLVSSVAAFERYQNDSAWLWEHQALTRARFCAGEPAIGARFEAIREQVLRKDRAAQEDRLKEDVVKMRQRMRDANVNRSELFDLKHDAGGMIDIEFIVQYLVLRHAARYPQLTANAGNIALLRICGELGLIDAGLAAEVAGAYRAMRKLQHSVRLQGQDKTRVDPGLVGHHPDSVQRLWHACFGA from the coding sequence ATGACCCCAGCTTCCCCCGCCTGCGCTTCCCGCTTCGTCCAGCGTTGGCTCGACGCCGCTCCCGAACGCGCCGCCCAATTGGCCGAACTGTCATCATTATCGCTGGGCGGCGCCGATTTCCGCGCGCTATTGGAACGCGAGCTGGGTAACAAGTTGCCACTGGAACGGGCCATGCGCCGCGTGCGCAACCTGCTGGTCTCCACCATCGTGGCGCGCGACCTGGGCGGCCAGGCCGACCTCGACGAGGTGGTCACGGCCATGACGGCCTTCGCCGACTTCGCGATCCAGACCCATGTCGCCGCCCTCACCGACGAGCTGGTGGCCAGCCACGGCATGCCGATGGGCGAGGAATCCGGGCGCCCCCAGCACCTGATGGTGCTGGCCATGGGCAAGCAGGGCGGCGGCGAACTCAACGTCTCGTCGGACATCGACCTGATCTTCGTCTATCCGGAAGAAGGCGAGACCGCGGCCGGCCCCGGCCAACGGCAGTTGTCGAACCATGAGTTCTTCGTGCGCCTCGGGCGGCGCCTGAACGCGGCCCTGTCCGAGGTGATCGAGGACGGCTTCACGTTCCGGGTCGACATGGCGCTGCGTCCCAACGGCAAGTCCGGTCCGCTGGCGGCCAGCCTGGGCATGGTCGAGGAATACCTGATCGTCCAGGGCCGCGAATGGGAGCGCTATGCCTGGGTCAAGGCGCGCGCCGTCACCGGCGCGTCCGAGGACATCGCCGCGCTCGACGCCATCGTGCGTCCCTTCGTGTTCCGGCGCTACCTCGACTTCGGCGTGATCGACGCGATCCGCAATATGCACGCCCAGATCCGCGCCGAGGTGAAGCGCCAGGAGCGCCTGCATCCCGAGCGCAGCCACAACGTCAAGCTGGGGCGCGGCGGCATCCGCGAGATCGAGTTCCTGGCCCAGGTGTTCCAGCTGATCCGGGGCGGGCGCGATCCGGCCTTGCGCGAACGCTCCACCCGCAAGACCCTGCTCCTGCTGGCCGAGCGCGAGCTGCTGCCGCAAGAGACGGTCCAACGCTTGCTGCAGGCCTATGTGTTCCTGCGCAATCTCGAGCACCGCGTGCAATACCTGGAAGACGCCCAGACCCACACCCTGCCGGCCAACCCGGACGACCGGCTGGCGGTGGCGCGCATGATGGGTTTTGAAGACGAAGCCACCCTGCTGGACCGGCTCGACGCGCAGCGCCGCTATGTGGCCCAGCAGTTCGACGCCATCTTCGCCGACAAGGAAAAACCCGACGACAAGCCGGACGCCCCCGCCCTGGCCGACGAACTGGACAATGTGGAGGCGCTCGCCGCCCGCCTGGCCGCGCTCGGCTTCGACGACGCCCGCACCGCCGCCAGCCGCCTGGCCGCCACGCTGCAGGGTCCGCGCCTGTCGAACATGCCCGACGCCAGCCGAACAAGGCTTCAAGCGCTGGTGGAAGCCTCCCTGCCGCTGGTGGCCACCGTGGTGGATGAGGCCGGGATCGGCAGCCACGCCGCCACCCTGGGCCGCCTGCTCGACCTGTTCGAGGCGATCGCGCGCCGCTCGGCCTACCTGTCGCTGCTGACCGAATACCCGCACACGCTCGAGCGCGTGATCCGGATGATCAACGCCAGCGGCTGGGCCGCCACCTTCCTCACCCAGCACCCGATCCTGCTCGACGAACTGCTGGACGACCGCAATGCCGGCGCCGGCGACCTCGGGCAGCTGGCGGCGCTGCTCGACGAGCATCTGCTGGAGGCGGCGGGCGATACCGAGCGCCAGCTCGACATCCTGCGCGAAGCCCACCATGCGCAGCTGTTCCGCCTGCTCGCCCTGGACCTGGCCGGCGAGCTGTCGGTCGAGCGCCTGGCCGACCACCTGTCGGCGCTGGCGGACATGATCGTCGGCGCCGTGGTCAAGCACGCCTGGCGCACGGTCAACGGCCGCCATCGCGAAGAACCCCGCTTCGCCGTCATCGCCTACGGCAAGCTGGGCGGCAAGGAGCTGGGCTATGTGTCGGATCTCGACGTGATCTTCCTGTACGACGACGAGGACCAGGACGCACCGCCCCTGTATGCGCGCCTGGCACAGCGCTTCATCACCTGGATGACGGCCCATACCGCGGCCGGCATCCTGTTCGACGTCGACATCGCGCTGCGGCCGGACGGCGCCAGCGGCATGCTGGTCTCGTCGGTGGCCGCCTTCGAGCGCTACCAGAACGATTCCGCCTGGCTGTGGGAACACCAGGCATTGACGCGCGCCCGCTTCTGCGCGGGCGAACCCGCCATCGGCGCGCGCTTCGAGGCGATCCGCGAGCAGGTGCTGCGCAAGGACCGCGCCGCGCAAGAGGACCGGCTCAAGGAAGACGTGGTCAAGATGCGCCAGCGCATGCGCGACGCCAACGTCAACCGCAGCGAACTGTTCGACCTCAAGCACGATGCGGGCGGCATGATCGACATCGAGTTCATCGTGCAATACCTGGTGCTGCGCCACGCCGCGCGCTACCCGCAGCTGACCGCCAACGCCGGCAATATCGCCCTGCTGCGCATCTGCGGCGAGCTGGGCCTGATCGATGCCGGCCTGGCGGCCGAGGTCGCCGGCGCCTATCGCGCCATGAGGAAGCTCCAGCACAGCGTGCGGCTGCAGGGCCAGGACAAGACCCGGGTCGACCCCGGCCTGGTCGGCCATCATCCGGACAGCGTGCAGCGCCTGTGGCACGCCTGTTTCGGCGCCTGA
- a CDS encoding TonB-dependent receptor domain-containing protein, with protein sequence MQQRTKIALAVALALPAMSAIAQEALQRVEVTGSRIRQVDLETAQPVQVMNQEQIQKSGLVTVGDIINSLSSAGVPAFSKGTALGAGRDQGGQFLDMRNLGAQRLLVLVDGKRWSQSVNGYTDMSTVPSALIERVEILKDGASSIYGSDAVSGVVNIILKKTMQGGQASIYHGQNEKNDGKTKDYSLAYGAGDDKASLLFGVTYTEQGEVWAKTRDITATSNGPDRPNSALGTGPWGRIRQVNAAGGPTGFDRVLNHTGGPLGDGVGADSRNPNNYHTFTNAPDDLFNSTSQMHFLTPSKLTSLFVKGEVALPWDMNFKTTAMYADRKSSRTVAGYPLSSTSQAKFPVYVDKNSYYNPYGNQVAGAGNGQDLFFYRRTIDVPRVTDNSSRTLHIDATLEGEFELRSLPWNWSVGYNHSKVEGLVQGYGDLNLVNLKRALGPSFMNASGVVQCGTPNAPIGLAECTPFNILGGPSASTQDALDYVMSTSQATYSSVVNSATADITGELFTLPAGAVGVAAGIEHREVRGDDIPGQFEQSGYSSSLAGNATYGRYTVREAYLEANIPLLKGLPAAELLSLNLATRYSDYSNFGSTTNSKASFMWKPVRDVLARGTYAEGFRAPTLGDTFGGGSQTFASYLDVCDSAFGEAANNPTVAARCAAAGVPAGFRQKNQTGGNVSATGAQTPFPFTTGAGNAFLQPESAKTRTLGLVISPSSVPGLSVSVDWFNIRIENRISGVSATDTLEECYVNNVQNFCSLIKRDATGQVVDLQIGNTNRGKTETEGVDVAINYRLPRTAWGQFGIRSETTYTDSFKEQSTLDSEWVEYAGEYDIFRVKSNTSIDWSLGNWNATFTGRFYSSQKNRCWTANPAVYCSDPTAKTSWGTGYNRHGEMWYADLSVGYALPWNAKILVGANNLFDKKPEINYSAASSTGGNSSSSAVSPELPIDRFFYVRYNQAF encoded by the coding sequence ATGCAACAACGTACCAAGATCGCATTGGCCGTCGCGCTCGCGCTGCCGGCAATGAGCGCCATCGCGCAGGAAGCACTGCAGCGCGTCGAAGTGACCGGTTCCCGCATTCGCCAGGTCGACCTGGAAACCGCGCAGCCGGTCCAGGTGATGAACCAGGAACAGATTCAGAAGAGCGGCCTGGTCACCGTCGGTGACATCATCAACAGCCTGTCCTCGGCCGGCGTACCGGCATTCAGCAAGGGCACGGCCCTGGGCGCAGGCCGCGACCAGGGTGGCCAGTTCCTCGACATGCGCAACCTCGGCGCCCAGCGCCTGCTGGTGCTGGTCGACGGCAAGCGCTGGAGCCAGTCCGTCAACGGCTACACCGACATGTCGACCGTCCCTTCGGCGCTGATCGAGCGCGTCGAGATCCTCAAGGATGGTGCCTCGTCGATTTACGGTTCGGACGCGGTCTCGGGCGTGGTGAACATCATCCTGAAGAAAACCATGCAGGGCGGCCAGGCCAGCATCTACCATGGCCAGAACGAAAAGAACGACGGCAAGACCAAGGATTACTCGCTGGCCTATGGCGCCGGCGATGACAAGGCCTCCCTGCTGTTCGGCGTGACCTATACCGAACAAGGCGAAGTCTGGGCCAAGACGCGCGACATTACCGCGACCTCGAACGGTCCCGATCGCCCGAACTCGGCGCTGGGCACCGGCCCGTGGGGCCGCATCCGCCAGGTGAATGCGGCCGGCGGCCCGACCGGCTTCGACCGCGTCCTGAACCACACTGGCGGCCCGCTGGGCGATGGCGTCGGCGCCGATTCGCGCAACCCGAACAACTATCACACGTTCACCAACGCACCTGACGACCTGTTCAACTCGACCAGCCAGATGCACTTCCTGACCCCGAGCAAGCTGACCTCGCTGTTCGTCAAGGGCGAAGTCGCGCTGCCATGGGACATGAACTTCAAGACTACCGCAATGTATGCCGACCGCAAGTCGTCGCGCACGGTCGCCGGCTATCCCCTGAGCTCGACCTCGCAGGCGAAATTCCCGGTCTACGTCGACAAGAACAGCTACTACAACCCGTACGGCAACCAGGTCGCCGGCGCTGGCAATGGCCAGGACCTGTTCTTCTACCGCCGCACCATCGACGTGCCACGCGTGACCGACAACAGCAGCCGCACCCTGCACATCGACGCCACATTGGAAGGCGAATTCGAACTGCGCAGCCTGCCATGGAACTGGAGCGTCGGCTACAACCACAGCAAGGTCGAGGGCCTGGTCCAGGGATACGGTGACCTGAACCTGGTCAACCTGAAGCGCGCCCTCGGCCCGTCGTTCATGAACGCCTCCGGCGTGGTCCAGTGCGGCACCCCGAACGCGCCGATCGGCCTGGCTGAATGCACGCCGTTTAACATTCTCGGCGGCCCATCGGCCTCGACCCAGGATGCGCTGGACTACGTGATGTCGACCTCGCAGGCAACCTACAGCTCGGTCGTCAATAGCGCCACCGCCGACATCACCGGCGAACTGTTCACCCTGCCGGCCGGCGCCGTCGGCGTCGCGGCCGGTATCGAACACCGCGAAGTGCGCGGCGACGACATCCCGGGCCAGTTCGAGCAATCAGGCTACTCCTCGAGCCTGGCGGGTAACGCCACCTACGGTCGCTATACCGTGCGCGAAGCCTATCTCGAAGCCAACATCCCGCTGCTGAAAGGCCTGCCCGCCGCCGAACTGCTGAGTCTGAATCTGGCGACCCGCTATTCGGACTACTCGAACTTCGGCTCGACCACCAACAGCAAGGCCAGCTTCATGTGGAAACCGGTGCGCGACGTGCTGGCGCGCGGCACCTATGCCGAAGGCTTCCGCGCCCCAACCCTGGGCGACACGTTCGGTGGCGGCTCGCAGACCTTCGCCAGCTACCTGGACGTGTGCGACAGCGCGTTCGGCGAGGCGGCCAACAATCCAACCGTCGCAGCGCGCTGCGCAGCCGCCGGCGTACCAGCCGGCTTCCGCCAGAAGAACCAGACCGGCGGCAACGTGAGCGCAACCGGCGCCCAAACGCCATTCCCGTTCACCACCGGCGCCGGCAATGCCTTCCTGCAACCGGAATCGGCCAAGACCCGCACCTTGGGCCTGGTCATCAGCCCATCGAGCGTGCCAGGCCTGTCGGTCTCGGTGGACTGGTTCAATATCCGCATCGAGAACCGCATCTCGGGCGTGTCGGCCACCGACACCCTGGAAGAGTGCTACGTGAACAACGTGCAGAACTTCTGCTCGCTGATCAAGCGTGACGCGACCGGCCAAGTGGTTGACCTGCAGATTGGTAACACCAACCGCGGCAAGACCGAGACCGAGGGTGTCGACGTGGCGATTAACTATCGCCTGCCACGCACCGCCTGGGGCCAGTTCGGCATTCGCAGCGAGACCACCTACACCGATTCGTTCAAGGAACAGTCGACGCTGGATTCGGAATGGGTGGAATACGCCGGCGAGTACGACATCTTCCGCGTAAAGTCGAACACCTCGATCGACTGGAGCCTGGGCAACTGGAACGCGACCTTCACCGGCCGCTTCTACAGCAGCCAGAAGAACCGCTGCTGGACCGCCAACCCGGCAGTCTACTGCTCGGATCCGACCGCCAAGACCAGCTGGGGTACAGGCTACAACCGTCACGGCGAAATGTGGTACGCCGACCTGTCGGTGGGCTATGCCCTGCCGTGGAACGCGAAGATCCTGGTCGGCGCGAACAATCTGTTCGACAAAAAGCCTGAGATCAACTACAGCGCTGCGTCGTCGACCGGCGGCAACTCGTCGTCGTCGGCGGTGAGCCCGGAACTGCCAATCGACCGCTTCTTCTACGTCCGCTACAACCAAGCCTTCTAA
- a CDS encoding TonB-dependent receptor plug domain-containing protein translates to MMETLLSRSVRAICLGGMTLGMTAAIAQEASAPLQRVEVTGSRIRQVDLETAQPIQIMNAEQIAKSGLVTVGDVLNNLSSAGAPDFSRSGSLTSNTEAGGQYVSLRNLGANRLLVLVDGKRWTQTVAGYTDLSTIPSAMIERMEILKDGASSIYGSDAIAGVINIILKKNMQGGQLSLYTGQNEKNDGKAKDFSLTYGAGDDKASLMFGLSHTEQGVVWPGTRAQTSTSYGPAHPYDGFGAGPWGRITPVNPANGGSLTSAAAGGFNKYLNHTGDWTGNGVGANSRDPNNYHAYTGLNEDKYNSSQDMHLLSPNKLDTLFVKGEVALPKDMRLKTTAMYSQREALRQIAGYPLQSTSQANYPVYIDKDSYYNPYGNQVAGAGMGQDLFFQRRTIELPRLTENENRTLHIDATLEGEFTVKDLAWNWSVGYNHNKVSGTATDSGNINLLNLKNALGPSFMNASGVVQCGTPANPIALGSCTPWDILGGPSASTPEALAYVNTNGTKTYGSTINSATADLAGELFQLPAGAVGLAVGVEHREVKGSDVPDQFSQSGYSTNLSGQPTYGRYTVREAYAELNVPVLKNQPFAELLSFNVATRHSDYSNFGVTNNSKFSFMYKPVKDVLVRGTWAEGFRAPTLDDISGGGSQSFDTFLDPCDTRFGEAARDPAVQARCVAAGTSPTYRQLMQAGTPITSSGGTQSLVAFNSGAGNEFLQPETATTKTVGFVYSPSFVPGLSVGLDWYNISIENRITAIGADYVAEECYIRGNANYCGVIGRDAVTGQINRLSRGNANLGEMETEGLDLAISYRLPRTAYGQFGFRNETSYVDKFRTRDGAGSEWNNYAGLYFYNRVKSNTSIDWSLGDWSATWGFRYYSPVKDSCWDVDEGIECNMPDYKSYSYGTGANKLGSVTIHDLSVGYKTSWDGRFLVGVNNVFDKKPRVVYESAADASKVDADLSLDRFFYVRYTQNF, encoded by the coding sequence ATGATGGAAACACTCTTGTCCCGCTCGGTGCGTGCGATCTGCCTCGGCGGCATGACCCTCGGCATGACCGCAGCGATCGCACAGGAAGCTTCGGCGCCTCTGCAACGCGTCGAAGTGACCGGTTCGCGTATCCGCCAAGTCGATCTGGAAACCGCACAGCCAATCCAGATCATGAACGCGGAACAGATCGCCAAATCCGGTCTGGTCACCGTTGGCGACGTCCTGAACAACCTGTCGTCTGCTGGTGCTCCTGACTTCAGCCGTTCGGGCTCGCTGACCTCGAACACCGAAGCTGGCGGCCAGTACGTCAGCCTGCGCAACCTGGGCGCGAACCGCCTGCTGGTCCTGGTGGACGGCAAGCGCTGGACCCAGACCGTTGCCGGCTACACCGACCTGTCGACCATCCCGTCGGCCATGATCGAGCGCATGGAAATCCTGAAGGATGGCGCTTCGTCGATCTACGGTTCGGACGCGATCGCAGGCGTGATCAACATCATCCTGAAGAAGAACATGCAGGGCGGCCAGCTGTCCCTGTACACCGGCCAGAACGAAAAGAACGACGGCAAGGCCAAGGACTTCTCGCTGACCTACGGCGCGGGCGACGACAAGGCATCGCTGATGTTCGGCCTGTCGCACACCGAACAAGGCGTCGTGTGGCCGGGCACCCGCGCACAGACCTCGACCTCCTACGGTCCTGCGCACCCATATGACGGCTTCGGCGCCGGCCCATGGGGCCGCATCACCCCGGTGAATCCGGCCAATGGCGGCTCGCTGACCAGCGCCGCAGCTGGTGGCTTCAACAAATACCTGAACCACACCGGCGACTGGACCGGCAACGGCGTCGGCGCCAACTCGCGCGACCCGAACAACTACCACGCGTACACCGGCCTGAACGAGGACAAGTACAACTCGAGCCAGGACATGCACCTGCTGTCGCCGAACAAGCTCGACACGCTGTTCGTCAAGGGCGAAGTCGCCCTGCCGAAGGACATGCGCCTGAAGACCACCGCGATGTACTCGCAACGTGAAGCGCTGCGCCAGATCGCCGGCTATCCGCTGCAGTCGACCTCGCAGGCCAACTATCCGGTCTACATCGACAAGGACAGCTACTACAATCCGTACGGCAATCAAGTCGCCGGCGCCGGCATGGGCCAGGACCTGTTCTTCCAGCGCCGCACCATCGAGCTGCCGCGCCTGACCGAGAACGAAAACCGTACCCTGCACATCGACGCGACCCTCGAAGGTGAATTCACCGTCAAGGACCTGGCGTGGAACTGGAGCGTCGGCTACAACCACAACAAGGTCTCGGGCACCGCAACCGACAGCGGCAACATCAACCTGCTGAACCTGAAGAACGCCCTGGGCCCATCGTTCATGAACGCCTCCGGCGTCGTGCAGTGCGGCACCCCGGCCAATCCGATCGCCCTGGGCAGCTGCACCCCATGGGACATCCTGGGCGGCCCATCGGCCTCGACCCCGGAAGCCCTGGCCTACGTCAACACCAACGGCACCAAGACCTACGGTTCGACCATCAACAGCGCCACCGCCGACCTGGCCGGCGAACTGTTCCAGCTGCCAGCCGGCGCCGTCGGCCTGGCGGTCGGCGTGGAGCACCGCGAAGTCAAGGGCTCGGACGTTCCTGACCAGTTCTCGCAGTCGGGCTATTCGACCAACCTGTCGGGCCAGCCGACCTACGGCCGCTACACCGTGCGCGAAGCGTACGCCGAGCTGAACGTGCCAGTGCTGAAGAACCAGCCGTTCGCAGAACTGCTGAGCTTCAACGTGGCGACCCGTCACTCGGATTACAGCAACTTCGGCGTGACCAACAACAGCAAGTTCAGCTTCATGTACAAGCCGGTCAAAGACGTGCTGGTCCGCGGTACCTGGGCTGAGGGCTTCCGCGCTCCGACCCTGGACGACATCTCGGGCGGCGGTTCGCAGTCGTTCGATACCTTCCTGGATCCATGCGACACCCGCTTCGGCGAAGCAGCGCGCGATCCTGCTGTCCAGGCACGTTGCGTCGCCGCCGGCACCAGCCCGACCTACCGTCAGCTGATGCAGGCAGGCACCCCGATCACGAGCTCGGGCGGCACCCAGTCGCTGGTGGCGTTCAACTCGGGCGCGGGCAACGAATTCCTGCAGCCTGAAACCGCAACCACCAAGACCGTCGGCTTCGTCTACAGCCCATCGTTCGTGCCTGGCCTGAGCGTTGGCCTGGACTGGTACAACATCTCGATCGAGAACCGCATCACCGCCATCGGCGCCGACTACGTCGCCGAAGAATGCTACATCCGTGGCAATGCGAACTACTGCGGCGTGATCGGTCGTGATGCAGTGACCGGCCAGATCAACCGTCTGTCGCGCGGCAACGCCAACCTGGGCGAAATGGAAACCGAAGGCCTGGACCTGGCGATCTCGTACCGCCTGCCACGCACCGCCTACGGCCAGTTCGGCTTCCGTAACGAAACCTCGTACGTCGACAAGTTCCGCACCCGTGACGGCGCCGGCAGCGAGTGGAACAACTACGCTGGCCTGTACTTCTACAACCGCGTGAAGTCGAACACCTCGATCGACTGGTCGCTGGGCGACTGGAGCGCCACCTGGGGCTTCCGTTACTACAGCCCGGTCAAGGACAGCTGCTGGGACGTCGACGAGGGCATCGAGTGCAACATGCCTGACTACAAGAGCTACTCCTACGGCACCGGCGCGAACAAGCTGGGCTCGGTCACCATCCATGACCTGAGCGTTGGCTACAAGACCTCGTGGGACGGCCGCTTCCTGGTCGGCGTGAACAACGTCTTCGACAAGAAGCCTCGCGTCGTGTACGAATCGGCGGCTGACGCATCGAAGGTCGATGCCGACCTGTCGCTGGACCGCTTCTTCTACGTCCGCTACACCCAGAACTTCTAA